One Dreissena polymorpha isolate Duluth1 chromosome 9, UMN_Dpol_1.0, whole genome shotgun sequence genomic window carries:
- the LOC127844356 gene encoding alkaline phosphatase, tissue-nonspecific isozyme-like, with product MGTINIFRTTAVLLAVVTCSSSVEDKAHWRKIALDDITRKLYHTPNTRVAKNVVLMIGDGMGISTVTSARILKGQLKGKAGEETFLNFEKFPYTGLSKVYSQDYQVPDSAATASAMMTGVKTNSRCMGVDGLAMPGECRNLTERRLNGMGHWANDAGKSTGFVTTSRVTHATPAAMYAVTTNRDWEDDRSVPKNTGSPYCTDIAWQLIHNNSHMNVIMGGGSANFVPTTASDPVTLRSGRRLDDTNLIEVWKNDKIQRNANYSKAYNAKQLEDIDPANTQYLLGLFASSHMAYELDRNKEPEGEPSLADMTRKAIQVLSNNDNGFFLMVEGARIDHGHHETKAKKALYDTLAFEEAVQVVMDTTREEETLIIVTADHSHVLTINGYPHRGNGILDVVRPLNLTQVQDGLPYTTLSYANGPGAKSPRTNLTGVNTTTDAFQQPSFIHLSSETHSGEDVAIYARGPMAHLLTGVKEQNVIAYVMAYAACVGDIGIGCQDARTAKQTGGSTTNIVDQVLLLSAVVTYIVQL from the exons ATGGGGACAATAAACATTTTTCGGACAACGGCCGTGCTGCTAGCTGTTGTAACATGCAGTAGTAGTGTTGAAG ATAAAGCACACTGGCGGAAGATTGCTCTGGACGACATAACCCGCAAACTTTATCACACGCCAAACACGCGCGTTGCTAAGAACGTGGTGCTCATGATAGGGGACGGGATGGGAATCTCGACAGTCACGTCAGCCCGAATACTGAAAGGTCAGCTGAAAGGCAAAGCGGGCGAAGAGACCTTTCTGAACTTCGAAAAGTTCCCCTATACGGGTCTTTCAAAG GTGTACAGCCAGGACTACCAGGTGCCGGACTCCGCTGCCACTGCGTCCGCCATGATGACAGGTGTGAAGACAAACTCCCGATGTATGGGCGTGGACGGGCTCGCAATGCCGGGGGAATGCCGGAATCTCACGGAGAGACGGCTCAACGGCATGGGCCACTGGGCAAACGACGCCG gTAAGAGCACGGGGTTCGTAACGACATCACGTGTGACACACGCCACACCGGCAGCCATGTACGCGGTGACCACCAACCGGGACTGGGAAGATGACCGAAGCGTCCCGAAAAACACCGGAAGTCCATATTGCACGGATATCGCGTGGCAACTCATCCATAATAATAGCCACATGAAT GTGATAATGGGCGGCGGAAGTGCTAATTTCGTGCCGACGACAGCATCAGATCCTGTCACCTTAAGATCAGGACGAAGACTCGACGACACCAATCTAATAGAG GTCTGGAAAAACGACAAAATACAGCGTAATGCCAATTACAGCAAGGCATACAATGCGAAGCAGCTTGAAGACATAGATCCGGCAAACACACAGTATCTCTTGG GTCTGTTTGCAAGCAGTCACATGGCGTATGAGCTTGACCGCAACAAGGAACCGGAAGGCGAGCCAAGTCTTGCGGATATGACGCGTAAGGCCATACAGGTGCTTAGCAACAACGACAACGGATTCTTCCTCATGGTTGAAG GTGCTCGTATTGACCACGGTCACCACGAGACCAAGGCCAAGAAGGCGCTGTATGACACGCTGGCGTTCGAGGAGGCAGTGCAGGTTGTCATGGATACGACCAGGGAGGAGGAGACGCTGATCATCGTCACGGCTGACCACTCGCACGTGCTTACCATCAACGGCTATCCGCACAGGGGCAACGGCATATTAG ACGTTGTACGCCCCCTCAACCTCACTCAAGTACAGGACGGTCTGCCGTACACCACCCTGAGCTATGCAAACGGCCCGGGCGCCAAATCACCTCGAACCAATCTCACTGGAGTGAACACCA CCACCGATGCCTTTCAGCAGCCTTCGTTTATCCACCTTAGTTCGGAGACGCACTCCGGTGAGGACGTGGCTATCTACGCACGCGGTCCCATGGCGCACCTCCTTACTGGCGTCAAGGAACAGAACGTTATCGCCTACGTCATGGCGTACGCAGCGTGCGTAGGGGACATCGGAATAGGTTGCCAGGACGCCAGGACGGCCAAACAGACCGGCGGTTCAACGACAAATATTGTTGATCAAGTGCTTTTATTAAGCGCTGTCGTTACTTATATCGTACAATTGTAA